The Pan paniscus chromosome 23, NHGRI_mPanPan1-v2.0_pri, whole genome shotgun sequence genome includes the window tctcttcctcctccccccacctcctCTCACGCCTCCCTCACCCCCTCTCCCCGGGGCACAGCCCTCCTCTCCAACCTTGGTGCCAACGCCATCGCCCCCACCCCGCGTTCCCGCTTGCCCCTAGAGTTCTCTGCACCTGTGACTGGTTTGGCCCCCACCCCTGTCTGCATTGCACACCATTAGTGATGGGTAGTGAGCGGCACGTCCACAGTGGGGAGGCGGCATGCGGGGGGCTGGCGGACTGCAGCACTGGAATCGTAATTGAActcatgtctctgtgtgtgtgtgtatgtgtgtgtgtctctgtttcctcccctctctcttctctgcctcttccctctcttccccacCCGGGGCCCTGGCCTCCTGCCCCCGTCCCCCACCCCTTCCCGGCCCCCTACCCTCCCCAGGACCCATGCGGACTGCCCGCAGCTCCTGGATACAGAGGACATGGTGCGGCTTCGAGAGCCTGACTGGAAGTGCGTGTACACGTACATCCAGGAGTTCTACCGCTGTCTGGTCCAGAAGGGGCTGGTAAAAACCAAAAAGTCCTAACCCCTGCTCGGGGCCCCACGGTGAGAAACGCCGCCTCTCCACCTGCCCCGTTTCACCAGAATCTGCTCAGCAAGGCCAGAGAGGGTCCAGGGAGGCGGGTGGGGGAAGTAAGGGAGGCATTTAGTCAAGCCAGAGGAGCCAGACATAGCCCTGTCTTCTGGCAGTTCAGGGCCCAGCAGGTGAGACCATTCTAAATGGGCAGTGATGACCCAGGTGAGCAGCACTGTGATGGGGGAAGCCCAGGGGAGATGCCTGACCCAGGCTGCAGGTCTGGGCCCCCCATCTGAAAAAAGTGCAAACTAAGCTGGGATCTGAACAAGTTCAGGctaaaggagggagagggagttccaggcagagggatcaGCCTAGGCTTAGCAGGGCAAGAGAGCTGGAGAGCACAGCACATCAGGAAGGGAAGAAACTTGAGTCTGGATATGAGGGAGGAGGGGGCCACAGTTAGAAGTTTGACGTtctggccgagcacggtggctcatgcctgtaatcccagcactttgggaggccaaggtgggcagatcacgaggtcatgagttcaagaccagcctgaccaacatggtgaaaccccatctctactaaaaatacaaaaattagccaggcgtgtggcgcacacctgtaatcctagcgactcaggaggctgaggtaggagaatcacttgaacccaggaggcgaaggttgcaatgagccgaaatcatgccactgcactccagcctgggtgacagagcgagactccatctcaaaaaaaaaaaaaaaaaagtttgacctTCCTCCTGAGGACAACAGGAGTTATAAAGGGTTTCCAAACAGAGAAGGGATGGATGTAGCATTCTAGGACCTTCCTTGGATGAGGCTTGGATGAGAGATGGGATGGACTAGATGACTGGAATAGCTTAAGAGCTAGAGAGACAGGCTTCCCAATAGATCTGgtttggagaaggagagggaaggtcAAGAAGTCTGCTAGGCTCCTGTGTGGGCACTGGGGAGTTGGTGGTGCCATACTCCAAAGTGGGGCGCTCAGGAGCAGGACCAGTTCAACAGGAAGATGTTTCTGGCTGGGGACTCTGGATCCTAAGCCAGCTGTGGCATGTCCTCTCTGGTCACCTCACCTCAGTACCAAAGTAAAGAATTCAGATCCTAAACTAACTACCCCATTACAGACAAGGAGCTCAGAGAGAGACATGGGCTAAGACTGTCCTGGGggtggaagggagagggaagatgGTTAGGTCAGAGCTGGGGCCAGAAACTGAGACTCCAAACTCCCCACTTAGTGGCTGTTTTCCTTGCCCCATCAGTGCATTCCCACCCATTTTGTAGAGAGGATTGAAAATAGAGGCCCAGAAGGAGCAAGGGGATTGGCTGAAGGAATGTGAGTCAGTGACAGGTAGGGGCACACTCAGATGCCCCTCAGGGCCTGGAGCCATTGTGGGGGGCAgtccacatgtgcacacacacactcagagaaGGAGCACAGATGAGTGGCGGATGGGCTTGGTGCTATCTCCAGATCATATATGGACTTAGGAGCTGCTGCCCAGCAAGCCAGCTTGGAGGGAGAggggcccagcccagccctgatcCAGTTGGAAAGTGTGACTCAGCCGTGCTATTGCTCAAGTTGCCTGGTGTTTGGCCTGTCACTGGGGCAGCCTGAGCCCTGAGCCCCAGTGTAAACAATGGCTTTATAAGGTCTCCAGGGAAGGGAGTGGGGCGGGAGGGAGCACCAGGTTGGAGAGGGAGGTCGGGATCCCCGGGACGATAGCCACAGCTGGAAGAAGCTTCAGAGAGAGGCTGCCTTTGCATCATGGTACAGCTCGGGAAACAAGCCCAGTCTGGGATAGGGATGACCCTAGGGGCACGTGGCACATCAGCAGCAGACCCAGAACCCTCTCACTCATCCTAAATTCTTGTAAGGTCTCAAATGAGATAGAGAATAACTGTCCTGTTCTAAAGAGGGGGAAACAGTCATAGAAAAGGGCCTTATCTAGCACCCACAACTGGTTAGGGATACAGTCTGGACTAAAACAGAGGTGTTCGgtgttctgcctcccaggtttcttCTCTGAAGGAGTCCAGGTGAGCTGGGGGTAGGCCCAGCCCTACCACAGTTCTGAGTTTGTCCATAAGGGCACGAGATGGGAGGTGGTCTTGGGTTCTCAGGTGTCTTGAGAATAAGGAGCAATTGTTGCCATTATGCCTTCCCTGCCATAGGAAACTCATTCAGCAACATTGAATGCTTGCTATGTCCCAGGTATGGCAGATAGGAGAGAGCAAACAGGGATCAAGGCAGAAGAGGTCTTGCTCTGGGGGTTGAGGGACAGGGGAAAAGGAGCCAGAGAGCAGACTCCAGCTTCAGAGCTCTGGGAGCTGTCAGTTGCTTAATAGGCACAACCCACTCACTCCAGAGTGGGGAAAAGGCTTTGCCAACACCCAGAACTGGGGGCCTGGGTCCCATGCAGCCTAGCCTGCACTTACTAAGCCGTGGGGCTTGAAACAAATGGCTCCTctgctctgtgactcagtttccttatctgtgaaggGCAGCTAGCATTCTGAAGGATGGCCAGAAGGGTGGTCCCCCCGAGCATGGCATAGATGGTCCATTGGTATTGGCTGGGATCCTCATCTGCCTCCTCTGCTCTACCCAAGGCAGGTGATAAGGGTTAGAGAACCCCTCTGCTGCCCACACGTTCCCTGGCCTCCATCTCCAGCAGCAGGGTTATCCCCACCCCCTGTCAAATAATAGGGGTCCCTGGGCCTCTCAACAGGAAGTACCAGATCAGGCAGCTAGCAGACAATCATCAGTGGACCACGGGGCCACTAGAGTGAGACCTATCCATAGATAAAGATTGGCCAGTGATGAAGCCCATCTGGGTACAAAGGCCGAGCTGAGAGGCTTCTACCAACTGGAGTGTGCCAGTGAGGGTGAGCAGAAGGTGGTCTCCAGGGAGAACATGGGCAGGGTTTGGAGCCAGCACCTCCCCAGGGTTGGAGGAAGCAGACCCAGGACCTGCCTGACTGGGATGGGGCTCTCTTCTGCCATTTCCGCCTCCACCTGCCTAGCTCTGCTCCCCCGCCCCGAGAGATGCCTCCAGGCTTGGGTGGATGAAGCCAGGGGCTTCCTGCCTTCCTGGAAGGCTTTTCCCTGTCTGGAGTTTATGAAAGACCAGCAGGCAATGCGGCAATAAAAAAGACCTTGGGGTAGAGGGGCGCCACGAGAGGCGGGTCTGGCGCTGACATCCAACCCCGTGCCCCCTCCCTGCAGGATGCTGGTGGACTGTGTGCCCCTGGTGGAGGTGGACGACATGATGATCATGGGCAAGAAGCCTGACCCCAAGTGTGTCTTCACCTATGTGCAGTCGCTCTACAACCACCTGCGACGCCACGAACTGCGCCTGCGCGGCAAGAATGTCTAGCCTCCCCGCCCGCATGGCCAGCCAGTGGCAAGCTGCCGCCCCCACTCTCCGGGCACCGTCTCCTGCCTGTGCGTCCGTCCACCGCTGCCCTGTCTGTTGCGACACCCTCCCCCCCACATACACACGCAGCGTTTTGATAAATTATTGGTTTTCAACGATCCTGACTCCTCTCTGCGtctcctgggggtggggagggggtttgAACCGAAGGCAGCTCGGCAAGGTCTCCAACTCCAGCAGGGATCCTCAGAGGTTCTTCTTCCGACCTCCCACCCCACCCGCCCGCAGCAACGAAGGAGTCGAGCCTCAGTTAAGGCAGGAGGGAATTTAGTGGagctggggaaggaagaaagtggGGTTGGGAGAACCTCCCCAACCCCATCCCTGCTGGCCCGGGGACGGGCATCGGCTCTCAGCAAGAGAAGTATTCCCGGGATGCTGAGCGCTTCATTCTGTCTCCAGGACTCAGGCAGGTAGGTACCAGCTCCGCCGCACCCCCGGACCTACAGGTCAGCGTGGTCCGAAGTTTCCTCTGGGGGCTTCGCGGGCGCCCACACGTACTCGGGGGGCACCTGCGCGTCGGGCGCCGCCTTGCGGTAGAAGCCGAGCTCCTGCACTAGCGCATTGATCTCTTCGCGGGTCATTTCACTGAGTGGGATTCGCTGAGGCGGAGGAGGGGCGGGGTCAGCAGGCTGGGCCTCGCCTCTGGCCTCGCCCCCAGCCCACCTCCCACGGCCTCACCTCTAGTTCCTCGTAGCGGCGGCCCAGCAGCACGAGCTCAGGGTCGGCCCCAGGGAGGTGTTTCATCACCAGGTTGTGACTGGAGGTGGTGTTAAGGAGGGGGGTGGTGGGCAGAGGGAGGTGGTGGTTCCCGCAGCCTTACTGATGGGAACAGCATTGCCTCCTTTGCTCAGAGCTTACTCTGTGCCTGGGTGGGGCCAGGGTCTCCGCTTGTACGTGAGAAAATTAGGGTTCAAAGAAGTAAAGGGCCTTCCTCTCCATTCTGTGGCAGTCATCACTACTCAATCTCTCTTGCCCACCCAACATGGAGACCACCTCAGAATCCTCTGGGAGCCACTACCAATCAATTCAACTTGTCAGTTGAAAACCGTCTGCCACCCCTTTCTGAAGTTACGTGGAGATTCTCCCAGGTGCCCATcccatttcccctcccccagAACAGAAGGATACTAGAATGGAATGTCCTGGGTGACGAAAGCCTTCACCTGGGGAGGAACCAGAGCATCAGAGACCATGACCTCAGTCTCCTCGAGGTACAGACGGGACACTGAAGCCCAGTGAGGTCATAAAGCAAGTCAGGTGCAGGCTAGACTCTCAGCCTAGGCTAGACTCTCAGCCTAGggatccttcccccctccccgccccagtCATTGGGACCATGTTGCCCACTCCCCAAGAGGCTCAGGGGGAACAGAGCTAGGGACCTCTTCCTTCAAACTCACCTCCTTTAGGCGGTTCAGCTGTCATCCCCCACAGGTCTGGAGGGGGATAAAATGGGATAGGTCAGGAGTCCTTCACATTTATTCCAGTCACACCCCCAAAGCCATACATCCTTATCCCTGAGTTGGGTCGGGCTGTGAGTTATCCCCGGATCAGCAGTTCCCAAGGTCTGAAGGAAATGCTGGACCCTTGTGGGCAGAAGGGGGAACTGTGTATACAGGTGGGGAGACTCAGGTCTAGAGACACCAGGGGAAAAGAGCAAGGCCAGAGACCCACAGTGTGCCTGCCAGCCTTGGGGCCTGTACATCCTACTGGCTGTTGACTGACTCCCAATGCCCAGGGGAAATGATCGCCCTGCTCCTCTTAAGCAATAGAGACCTGGGCTTGGCCTTTGATCCCTGAAAtctcacagtggaggcagagCAGAAGGAAACACCTCAGAATGGCCCTGGGGGCCCCCATTGGAGACACCTACCATCTGGTCCCTACTCTACACAGGCAGACCTCACCCTGCCTGCCACCTGCGGCCCAGCCCCACAGACCATGTGGTTGCTTCCCTGACATGGGAGGATGGGAGggctcctccctgccttccctgaGGAGATGCCACCATCCAGCAGGAGTCTAGACCCCAGGACCACCCACTCCAGCCCTCCTCCATCCTACCCTCAGCccttttcttagagacagggtctcactatgtcccccaagctgatcttgaactcctgggctcaagcaatcctcctgccttggcctcccaaagtgctgggattacaggcgtgcaccaccggcACCCAGCCATTCTACACCCTTTTGTCAGACAGAGCTGACAAAAAGCTCGGAGGCGGGCTGTGATGGTCAAAGTCACATAGCAAGACAGGGACTCCGAACGGGAATTTCCTGGTGGGGGGAGGATGGGAGGCTGCTGCAGAGTAAATGTTGGCAACCAAGTTCCCAACTCGGTTGCCCCTCCGAGTTGGCCCCCTTCCCCGGATCCTGCATATGGGAGGAGGCACCCAGAAAGTCTTCTTTCCCCccaggagaaggaaaagagactTTCTGGAACCTCCAGCCCTGGAACCGGGTCGGGGGGGAATTCCAGGAAAACATGAAGTGATGGGGAATGGGAAGTTGGGACAGGATTGGGAGTCATAGGCCACGAGAAGAGTTAGGAGACTGCGTCAGTGTGTCTGGGTGTCTGCTGTCGGACCGGGTAGGGGGAGCTGGGGAAGGGTTCGGAGTTCCAGGCCCCAAAGTCGGTGTCTCAGGCTTCCACGGTGGATGCTGGGGCCATCTGGGGCTAGGGAACAGGAGGGATGGTCCCGGCGCCAGGGGGAAAGCAGGGAGACTCGCGGTTCGAGGTGGTCTTGGGGCCGGGACGGACGGTGCTCCAATGGGGCCGCAGGGTTGGGGAACGATAGTGCCGGGGCTGGAGGCCGGCGTACTCACCTCTACCCGGGCGCGGGTTAGGCCGCTCAGACGGTTCCAGTCCGGCCGGTAGGCAGTGGCGGCTGTGGCTGGGGCCACAAGCGCCGCGAGAAGCAGCAGCAGCGCCAGCGGAGGCAACAGGAGGCTCATCGGGACCCGGCCGCAGATGATGCGCAAGCTGGAGGCGAACCTCCGAGTCGCTGCGCCACGTCTGGGCCTCCAGgctggccccgcccccgcccccgcccccgcccccgcccccactcccactcccactcccacTCCCGCTTAGAGGCCCAGTCCCGCTGGAGACCACGCCCCCAGCGCTCCGTCTCCGCCCCAGGACTCCCCGCCGTTACCTCCCGCTAGCTCAGGGCGAGGTCCTGGCTCCTCCCTGGCTTTTGGGCCGTCACTTTCCCAGGTCCGAGAGTGTCGACGCTCCTTTTGTCGACCGAGGATGTGGACGCTCCCCCAGGATGCGGCCAGGCAGCGCCACCTCACGCCGGCAGAGGGTGCCGGCGAGACGCTGAGGGACACCGGAGTTTCTGAGCCGAACCTGCGACTTTAAGATAGGGAAACTGACAGGAcatccaagaaaaaaaaggaaagaaagaaagaagaaaaaataagggaAACTGGCTTTCTGAGGACTCCTCGCTTTGGAGCGTGGGAGATGAGGAGTGAGGTTCGGTGGAGGGGGTGCGGCTTCTGGGAGCCACTGAGACCTACCAGCGTGTCTTCTTACCATCCACAGCTACTGCTGAGCAGACTTTCTGACCTGGGGTGAGGAAAGGAATTTGCTATTCAAAGGTGGGAAAATGCAAGGAGGGTTACAGCTGATAGGCCACAACAGGGTCTTAAATCAGCTGGGTTAAATTTATGGAGTcaggatttacttttttttttaatgtggctatcCAATTCAATTAAAAATCTTGTCTTTTTCATTGCTACTCTGCAGCGTTACCTCTGTTATATATAAATAGGCAAccacggccgggcgtggtggctcacacctgtaatcccagcactttgggaggccgaggcgggtagatcacttgaggtcagaagttcgaggccagcctggccaacatggtgaaaccccatcgctactaaaaatacaaaaattagctgggcgtggtgtgggcgcctgtaatcctagctacttgggaggctgaggcaggaaaatcacttcaacctgggaggcagagtttgcaatgagccgacatcctaccactgcactccagcctgggcgacagagactgtctcaaaaataaataaataggtaaccATATAAATATATGGGAGTCTACTTCTGAATATCATACCCTATTCTAGTCCTTCAGTGGGTTTGTCTAACTACGCTGTCTTATTAACTATAGCTTTATAGTCAGACTTGACATCTGGTTGTGTGTTggtcctctagctttgttctttctttctttctttctttctttcttttttgtttttggagacggagtctcgctctgttgcccaggctggagttcagtggcctgatctcggctcactgcaacctccgcctcccgggttcaagcaattctcctgcctcagcctcccgagtagctgggactacaggcacgcaccaccacgcccagctaatttttttgtatttttagtagagatggggtttcactgtgttagccaggatgttcttgatctcccgatctcatgatctgcccgtctcagcctcccaaagtgctgggataacaggtgtgagccactgcgcctggcccgtttttttttttttttttttttttgagacagagtcttgctctgtcacccaggctggagtgcagtggcgcgatctcagctcactgcaacctccacctcccaggttcaagcgattcttctgcctcagcctcccaagtagctgggattacaggtgcccaccaccacgcccagctaattttgtatttttagtaaatatgggggtttcatcatcttggccaggctggtctcgaactcctaacctcaagtcatccacccgccttggcctcccaaagtcctgggattacaggtgtgagctgctgggctggctatttttttttttttttttttttttttgagacagagtcttgctctgttgcccaggctggagtgcagtggctcaatcacagcctgaacctcccaggctcaagcaatcctcccacctcagcctcctgagtagctgggactacaggcatgcaccaccacgcccagctgattttttttttttttttgagatggagtttcactctcattgtccaggctggacacTCTCATGTCCAGTGGCATGATccggactcactgcaacctctgcctcccaggttcaagcgattctcttgcctcagcctcccaagtagctgggattacaggcgtcggccaccacacccggctaattttttgtctttttagtagagacgaggtttcaccatgttgaccaagctggtcgcaaactcctgggctcaagtgatcctcctgccttggcctcccaaagtactgggattacaggcatgagcgaccatgcctggcctgtggcCTACATTTTCCTGTGGTGAGGGCCATGTGTGAGCCCACAGCCTCAGTAAGCCATCGCAgtctagctttgttcttcttgaagGTTGTCTTGACTATACTTGGCCTTTCACACTTCCAGGTACAATTTAGGGCCAGCTCGTCAACCTCCACAGAAAAACCTTCCAAATTTCTATCAGGATTTCAGATTCCCATTGGGGAAATCAATGTGGGGAGACTCTACAGCTTTACATTATTGTGTCTTTTCTTCCATGAACATAGTAAGTCCCTCCATTTCtataggtcttctttaatttccttcagtaaTATTTTGTGGTTCTTAGAATAAATATCTTGCATATCTTTCATTAGatttactcctaggtatttaattttttatagcatTACAAACTCTATTGTTTTTACATATTCATTTTCAAGTTGCTTGGCAGTAGCATATAGGaagacaattgatttttgtatattaaccttgcaGCCAGTGACCTTACTGAATTTTCTTACTCTAATAGTTTAActggatatttttttttattttctacatatgcATATTATATCATCTGGAAATAAAAgtggttttcttcctttctggtcCTTATACCTTGGTTTTGTTTCGTTGCACTGTCTTAATTTTACGGTCTGGGGCCTCCGGTACAATGTTGACTGGAACTGATAATTGTCTTTTTCCAGATATCATCTTTAAACGATCATGTTTGCTGTAGGTTTGTTACTGGTGCCTTTTGTAAAAgaaagttttctatttctatttttcttagagcttttatcatgaatggatgctgaactttgtcaaatgttttcctgcatctattgagatgatcatgtggtttttctcctttattttattaaatgtggtaaaatatgtgaactgattttcatatgttaaaccTTGCATTCCTGTAATAAACCAATTTGGttgtagaaaaaaagagataggaAAACCGAACCCTAGGGAATCCCTGTTTGCGCTGTTTGTTTATTCAGTAGATTACGGGGTCTTgctgctgaccaggctggtctcaaactcctggtctcaagtgatcctcctgcctcagcctcccaaagtgctagaattacaggtgtaagccactgcacctggcctttttatttctttggacaAAAATTCCAATCAAGGTTTTTACTTCCCAGAGCACACATTGTGGTGATGCAATATTGTGTACCCTGTGGGGGTTGGCAGGATAAAGGGGTTAACACATATAAAGCTCATTAGAACAGTACCTAATAcaggacgggcatggtggctcatgcctgtaatcccagcactttgggaggccaaggtgggtggatcacctgaggtcaggagttcgagaccagcctgaccaacatggtgaaaccccccctctactaaaaatacaaaatttagccgggcatgtttctcatgtctgtaatcccagctactcgggaggctgaagcagaagaattgcttgaacccggaggcggaggttgcagtgaaccgagatggcgccactgcactccagcctggggaacaagagcaaaattctgtctcaaaaaaaaaaaaaaaaatttagctgggcacatagtggcgggcacctgtagtcccagttactccagaggctgaggcaggagaatcgcttcaacccgggaggtggaggttgcagtgagccgagatcgcaccactgcactccggcctgggcgacacagtgagactgtctcaaaaaaaaaaaaaaaaaaaaagactgaggggggcagatcacgaggtcaagagatcaagaccatcctggccaacatggtgaaaccccgtctctactaaaaatacaaaaaaattacccaggtgtggtggtgcatgcctgtaatcctagctactcgggaggctgacacaggagaagcgcttgaacctgggaggcggaggttgcagtgagccgagatcgcgccactgcactccagccaggcgacagaatgagactctgtctcaaaaaaaaaaaaaaaaatgtacctaTTAGGACAGTGTTAGCTTTCATTATCAGTTCCTTCCTTACCTCATAAAGACCCCGTGAACTCCATTTTGCAGGttaggaaacaggctcagaaaggTGAAATGAGTGAACTGTGGATTTGGGACTTGAACCCAACATGTCTCTGCACTCATCTTGAgagtccggagtttcttccttccggtgggttggtggtctcactgacttcaagaatgaagccgcggaccttcactgtgagtgttacagctcttaaggatggtgtgtccggagtttgttccttcaaatgtgtctggagtttcttccttccagtgggttagtggtctcactgacttcaagaatgaagccatggactTTCACGGTGAGTGATACAgctctcttttttctatttttcttttctttctttcttttttttttttttttttttgagacggagtctcgctctgtcgcccccaggttgaagtgcagtggcacaatctcaggtcactgcaagctctgcctcctgggttcacgccattctcttgcctcagcctcccgagtaactgggactacagatgcccaccaccatgcccaactaattttttgtatttttagtagagatggggtttcaccgtgttagccagggtggtcttgatctcctgacctcgtaatccgcccaccttggcctcccaaggtgctgggattacaggctgttgcagctcttaaaggtggtgaggacccaaagagtgagcagcagcaagatttattgtgaagagcgaaaggacaaagcttccacagcaccGAAGGGCACCCAAGCAGGTTGCCGGCTGCTGGCTGGGGATGAAGGGTGATGGTGGCGGCCAGCTTTTAgtcccttatttgtccccgcccacatcctgccgattggtccattttacagagtgctgattggtccattttacagagggctgattggtgcatttacaatcctctagctagacacagagcactgattggtgcatttttacagagtgctgattggtgcatttacaattcttcagctagacacagagcgctgattggtgcatttataatcctctggctagacagaaaatttctccaagtccccactccacccaggaagtccagctggcttcacctctcaatctcATACATAAGCAGATAGCTCTTTCTGCCATGTGCTGCCATAATGGTGTGCATGAATGTCCCGGCTGATGCTCTCAAGAGCATCAACAATGCCAAAAGAGAGGCAAACACCAGATTCTTATAATGTCATCGTCTGGTTTCTAACTGTGGTGATGAAGCATAGTTACACTGGTGAAGTTGAAGTCATTGATGATCACAGAGCTAGGAAAACTGCTGTGAACCTCACAGGCAGGTTAAACAAGTGTGGAGTAATCAGCCCCAGATTTGATGTGCAActcaaaaatctagaaaaatggcAGAATAATCTGCTCCCATCCTGCCAGTTGGGTTTCATTGTACTCACAACCTCAGCTGGCATCATGGATCACAAAGAAGCAAGA containing:
- the SELENOM gene encoding selenoprotein M isoform X1, with the translated sequence MSLLLPPLALLLLLAALVAPATAATAYRPDWNRLSGLTRARVETCGGUQLNRLKEVKAFVTQDIPFYHNLVMKHLPGADPELVLLGRRYEELERIPLSEMTREEINALVQELGFYRKAAPDAQVPPEYVWAPAKPPEETSDHADL
- the SELENOM gene encoding selenoprotein M isoform X2 gives rise to the protein MSLLLPPLALLLLLAALVAPATAATAYRPDWNRLSGLTRARVEVKAFVTQDIPFYHNLVMKHLPGADPELVLLGRRYEELERIPLSEMTREEINALVQELGFYRKAAPDAQVPPEYVWAPAKPPEETSDHADL